ATAATAGGTTTAAATGGGCCATGCAACGTAACAGTACGTTAAAAATAAAATTTTGAATATATAATTGCTTTAATGCGGTTAAGAAATAAGTTTTTAGGGGGTAAAAAAGATGGAAGAATATTTAACTTTTGATGATGTGCTGTTGTTACCTAAAAAGAGCGAGGTTGTTCCTAATCAAGTAGATACGTCTTCGAAACTTGTAAAAAACATTTATTTAAAAATACCTTTTTTATCTGCAGCTATGGATACTGTTACTGAATATAGAATGGCTAAAGCAATGGCAAGAGAAGGCGCTGTAGGAGTTATACACAAAAATTTGTCTATAGAAGATCAGGTAAAAGAAGTATCGAGAGTCAAAAGAACCGAAAATGGTATTATAAACGACCCAATTACCATTTCTCCAGAGGTAACTATAAAAGAAGCAGAAGATATAATGAGAGAATATGGTGTAGGAGGACTTCCTGTCGTTGATAAAAATATGAAACTTCTTGGGATTTTGACTAACAGAGATATCAGATTTGAGAAGGACTCTCAGAAGAAAGCTAAAGAACTTATGACTCCATATGAGAATTTAATAGTAGCGAGTCCTAATATTACTTTAGATCAAGCTCGAGAAATTTTACATCAAAATAAAATAGAAAAATTACCTTTAGTTGATAATAATAGTCTTATAGTAGGTTTAATAACAATTAAAGATATCATGTCAGTTATTGAAAATCCTAACGCTACAAGAGATGGAAAGGGGCGTTTGGTAGTTGGAGCTGCGGTAGGAGTTTCTGATGGATTAGCAAGAACAGAAGAATTAGTTAAAGCTGGAGTTGATTTTGTTGTTTTGGATTCAGCTCATGGCCACTCTAAAAATATAATAAATACTTTAAAAGCTATTAAAAATAACTTTCCTGATCTCCCGATAATAGCAGGAAATATTGCAACTGCCCAAGCTGCAAAAGAATTAATAGAAAATGGAGCTGATGCACTAAAAGTTGGAATTGGACCAGGTTCTATATGTACAACAAGAGTAATTTCAGGCGTTGGAGTACCTCAATTAACCGCAATAATGAAAGTAGCAGAAGTGGCAAAAAAATTTGAAATACCTGTGATAGCTGATGGGGGAATTAGATATTCTGGAGATATAGTTAAAGCTTTAGCAGCAGGTGCTTCTACAGTCATGATGGGAAGCATATTTGCTGGTACAGAAGAAGCCCCTGGAGAAACTATTATTTATCAAGGTAGAAAATTCAAGTCTTATAGAGGCATGGGATCACTGGCAGCAATGGAAAAAGGAAGCAAGGATAGGTATTTTCAAGAGTCTGTTCCCAATGAAAAATTAGTTCCAGAAGGAATAGAAGCTATGGTAGCTTATAAAGGAGATGTAAAAGATGTTCTTGTCCAGCTTATTGGGGGAGTAAAGGCAGGAATGGGATATATAGGAGCAGAAAATATAAAGGATCTTCAAAATAAAGCAGAATTCATAAAAATCACCCATGCTAGTATGATAGAGAGTCATCCTCATGATGTAAAAATTACAAGAGAAGCCCCTAACTATTTCTTTTCTTAATAGACATTTTAGAAATGAAACGTTTCTAAAAATAAGTGCTTGAATTTATACATGGCCCGGGGGTAGAGTCCTCTTACTTCTTCGCTACAGGTACAAGTTCGATTTTCTTAAATTAGGAGAATATATAATGGTATGCAAAAGATGGATTTTATATGGAAGAGTCCAAGGAGTTGGACTGAGACATTTTATAAGAGTAAATGCTTTGAGATTAAAATTAGAAGGTTATGTAAAGAACCTTTTTGATGGTTCTGTAGAGGTTGTTGCACAAGGAGAAGAGGAAAAAGTCAAAGAACTTAAAAAAATTATATTAAGAGGAAACGGTTTTAGTAAAGTGGAAGATATAGAAGAAGATGATTTTCCAATAAGTAATTATGGTGATTTTCATATAGAGTATTAACAACAAAAAAGTATTAAAAATAAAAAGAGAACGAAATTCGTTCTCTTTTTATTTTTGTGTAATTAAAGAAACATTTATATATTTTTTAGTTAATTTGAAATTACTATCTAGCTGAAAGAAAGTAACCCATGCGAAATAATATGAAAAAACTAAATATTTTTATAAGATTTCTCTTATTTGTTTCTCCCTGACTTTTTTCGAACTTGAAAAAAAGTTCTATTTTGATTTATACTTTTAATAAAAGAATAAGTTTTTATTATTAAAAAACTAAAATTCTGGAGGATAAATGTGGAATCAAAAAACGTATTAGAGGTTTTTAAAACTGTTCAAAAGAAGCCTTTGATATCAAGAACAGAAATAGCAAAAATAACTCATTTAAGTCAATCTACAGTTGGTAGATGTATTCAAAGACTTTTGGAAAAAAACTTTCTCATTGAAAAAATGAATGGAAAAAGTACAGGTGGAAGACCTCCTATTTTTTTAGATATAAACAAAAAAAATTCATTCTCTGTTGGTGTAGAAATAGGAGAATCCCATATTGATGTAATACTCTTAAATTTAGTATATGAAATTATAGAAAGTAAAAGTAAAAAAATAGATAATAATATAACCGTAGAATCTTTAACTAACATTATCCAAGAAATGTATGACGAAATTTTGTATAAAAGTCACATTTCAAAAGAGGACATCATAAGCATAGGTTTAGGAGTACCAGGTATAGTTAGTGCCAATCAAAAAAGACTGTTGTTGTCTCCAAATTTAAAATGGAAAAATATTTCTTTAGGAGAAATTTTAGAAGACAAATTACAAAAACCTGTATTTTTAGATAATGGAGCTAATTTAATGACGTTTGCTGAGTATCACTTTAATAAGCTTTCGCCAGATTCCATGGTTTTAGGTATTATAGTTGGAAAAGGAATTGGTACAGGCTTTATTACAAAAGGTGAGATTTTTAGAGGTATAAATGGAGCAGCTTTAGAAGCAGGTCATTCAGTTATTAAGTTAGATGGTCCACTTTGTAGTTGTGGAAGACGAGGTTGTGTAGAAGCTTTAGCTTCGTTACCTCAATTAATAAGAGCATATAATTCAAAAACAAAAGACAATTTAGTTGATAATATCAATGAATTTTATCAATTAGTTATCCAAAAAGATAAATTAGCCCTTTCTTTATTAGAAGATGAAGCACATTATCTTTCAATTTTAGCCGCCAATTTAGCTAATACTATAAATCCTTCACATATCATAATAGGAGGAGAAATTACCCCAATTTTAACTCTCATGATTAAAACAATAAATAATTTCTTTTTAGAACAGGTATTGATTACCAACAGATGTGAACTGTTGACTTCGCAATTAAATGAAAAGAGTATAGCCTATGGAGCGGCAATAATGGCTATAGAAAAGGAGATTGAAGAATATATTTGATTCAGAAAGAAGAATGAGAAATTAGGTTTTTAATAAAAAAGAAAAACTATAGTTAAGGGAGGAATTGTTATGAAGAAAGGCCAAAAAATCGGTTTGTTGGTGTTACTTGTATTGTGTGTGTTTTCTTTGATAGGATTTGGCGCATCTGATAAATCTAAGTTAAGTGGCAACATTGTGTATGCTGTACGTAGCTGGGACGTTGAAACTGAACAAAAATTTGTAGAAGAATTCAACAAAGTATATCCTAACATAAAAGTACAGATTGTAAGTTTTGACGGAGATTTGAACGAGTATCTCAGCGCACAAGCCGCTGCTAAAACATTGCCAGATGTTGTGTATGGATGGGAAAATTTGACCTATCCCATTTCACAAGGCTGGTTATATCCGTTAGATGAATTCTTGGAAAAAGATGAAGAAATTAAATATGTAGACTCAAAACTTTTAGAGAGATACAAATTTAACGGAAAGACTTATGCACTTCCAACAAATTTGCAGTTCAGTGCAGTTATGGTTAACCTAGATTTAGTAGAACAACTGAATATGGATCCCCCATCATATGAATGGACTGTTGATGAGTTTAGAGAATATCTTATCAACGCAACAACGAATGTATATTCAGGAATAAACCATTTGTGGGGTTTTGAGGAAGTTATGACGGGTATGTTCAGTAAAAATCTACATCAGTTGGCTTATGATCCAATAGAACGTAAGTTTAACTTCACTGAAGGAAGTTGGGTTAGGGCTATTAACTTTCAAAAGAATCTTAAGTCTGTTCCAGGGTTAGTATCAGATGATCTCAAGAATGATGTAATAAGAAACGCTGGCGGACTTGATGACTATCAGAAAAAGTTTGGTAAAGATGCAGACGCACTAAGGGAAGGAAAAGTATTGATGGGTTTTCATGGAACTTGGGATTTAAGCTGGATTAGAACGATGAATTATATGTATGATATGTACCCTCTGCCACAAGATCCTAACATTGGATACAGAGAGGCACTGCATGCAGACCATGCCTTTATGATGTCTACAACAAAGTATCCAGAGGCTGCTTTTGAGTTTCTTAAGTGGAGATCATACGGTAAAGACGGCGTTTTGACAAGATTGAATATCATGAAAAATAAAACAGATGCTGCTGGTAACTTGACCCCTGATTTTATTATCCCTGCAACTAACGATCCAGAGGTTGTCAAATTTTTTAAATCTTTAGATTTTGTTCCAGAAGGCGTTAAGTTCATGTATGACAATGTTGATAAGGCTTTTTGGGCAGATTTTTACAAGATAGTACCAGACTGGAGTAAAGCACTCGATGAAGTGATTATTCCAAAGAGTGAAGAAGTTAGACAAGGAAAGGTCGAAGCTGCTGCTATAGCTGCTGAACTTGAAACCAGATCTAATCAAATAATTCAAAATGCTTGGAAAACTTTTGATTCGCAGATTGTTGAAGTGCAAAAGAATTTTAAACCGACTCGTTAATTGTTTATTTTAACTGTTCTTTCTTGTTTCTTTGGGTACTTTAGGGATTTACCCTAAAGTACCTTTTTAAAATAAGCAATTTTAAGTTTTTCAGAGTTGTTTTTAATTATACAGCAATATAGTGGAGGTTTTTTATACTATGTTTTCTAAAGCAATAAGATCTTTGTTTTTACTATTTATATATGTTTTTGTGTTTGTATCTATTTTTGCAAATTTATATGTTGATAATTGGATTTCATACAAAGAAAGCAACGTTATTCAAACTGTTTCGTTTGAAGATTTTAAGATTCTTTCAGGCTCAGAATTTGAAAACACTCCTGAAGGTTTAGTATTACCTATTGATGGCGTAGTTGAAATATCTTTCGATGTTTCTGAAGATGGTTTGTATTTAATGATACTACATTACATGATAGACAGTGACAAAGTTTTAACAAGTAGAATGTCTATCTTTTGGGATAATAATGAGTTAACTGTTCCTCTTCCTGCCATATGGACCGATGAAACAAAGGACTATCCAACAGATAGATACGGTAACGAAGTAGTTCCAAGACAAGTTATGATCAAACAATTTCACAGTGAGTACGTTAAGGATTATGGAAGTTTATCTGCAGCACCTTATATTTTTGAATTTGAAAAAGGTGTTCAGAATATTAAACTAAAAAATGAATCTCAGTCTTTAATATTAAACAGTGTGATGCTAATTAAGTACGAAAGAGCGCAAACCTATGAAGAGTATATATTGAATGTACCAAATCGTAAAATCGGTGGAGAGATTGCACCTATTGAAGCTGAAGGTTACTTAGTTAAGTCTGATTCGTTTATACGTCCTGGAAACCAACAAGATCCTTCATTGCATCCATATGAAACGGTTTCAAGAAAATTGAATATTATAGATGGAAATTCTTGGGATCAAGTGGGACAAAAGGTTATGTGGGTATTTGAGGTACCTGAAGATGGGATTTATTATTTTGCTTTTAGGTATTCACAATCAATTAACGACGGGATTTCTGTGTTTAGAAATATCTATATAGACGGGGAAATGTTGTTTTCTGAATTGATGAGTTATATGTTCCCTTACACTGGGTTACGATACAAAAACATATTTTTAGAAGAAAGAAATAGTGGGGAACCATTAGGGATATGGTTAGAAAAGGGAACGCATACAATTTCTTTGGAAGTTGATGGAACACCTTTAGACAGCGTGGTTGATAAACTTAGAAACTTAATCTTTGAAATTAATAAAACCGGCTTAGAGATAAAAAAATTAACAGGTGGAGTTGTCGATAAAAACAGGAAATGGGATATAGAACTATATTTACCGGATATTGTTGAAAGGCTTGAGGGTTGGGCAAACGAGCTAGATGATATATATGATGAGATTGAAGCTCTTTTTGGTCAGACTCCTGCCTCAATAATTAATCTTAAAATTGCTGCCAAAAATATAAGAGATCTTGCAAAAGAACCCGATAAAATACCTATTCGATTAAATAAACTGAGTGAAGGTTTTTCTTCAGCGTCTAATTTGATTTCAGAAACGATTGATGTACTTTCAACTCAACCGTTGAATTTGGATAGAATTTATGTATTAAATTCACCAGTCTTACCGGATGATGAAGTAGGTTTTTTGACTAGATTTATGGAAGGTTTAAAACGATTTGTTTTTTCTTTTTTTCCGCAGAATAAGGAGTATATGGCTGTAAATGACAAAAACTCGGATGAACTTTTGGTTTGGGTTAATAGGCCAATACAATACGTTGAAATGCTGCAACAAATGGCAGATTCTGATTTTACTTCAAAAACAGGAATAAGTGTGAGGTTTTCTGTTATGCCTAATGAACAAAAACTTATCTTAGCAAATGCTGCAAACATTAGTCCTGATTTAGCTTTGGGAATAAGCAACTACATTCCGTATGATTTAGCTATTAGAGGCGCAGTGTATGATTTAACGCAGTTTGACGATTTTTGGGAGTATATAAGTAGAGAGTACAATCTGGAGACTTTGATCCCTTTTTATGTAGATGGAAAGGTTTACGGAGTCACCGAAACTCAGGATTTTTATGTACTGTTCTATAGGAAGGATATATTAGAAAGTTTGAACTTAGAAGTGCCTCAAACTTGGGATGAAGTACAGATAGCGATGTCAACCCTTTATAGAAATTCTATGAACTTTTATTTGCCAATGGCAGGATGGACTGGTTTAAAGCCTTTTTACACCACTGTTCCGTTTATCTATCAAAGTGGCGGTAGGTTGTATACAGACGACGGTTTAAGAACGGCTATAAATGAAGAAAATGCAATTAAAGGTTTTGAAATAATGACGAAACTTTTTACTATTTATAGTGTCTCCCAAAGTGTTCCCAATTTTTATAACGAATTTAGATACGGAAGAATCCCTATGGGTGTATCTAACTTTACCACTTATGTAATGCTTATGACTGCTGCCCCTGAAATAGCAAGTCAGTGGGACATAGCATTATCCCCGGGAGTGAAAAATGAAAATGGTGAAATCTTAAGATATCAAGTTGGTAGTGATAGGGCTGCCGTGTTGTTTTCTAACAGTGACAAAAAAGAGGAGGCTTGGGAGTTTTTGAAATGGTGGCTTTCAAAGGATACACAAGTGGAGTATGCATACAGGATGCAGACTAGATATGGACCTGAATATATGTGGAACACAGCTAACATGGCCGCATTTGAAGAGTTATCTTTCCCTGATAATCATAAAAAGATTATTTTAGAGCAATGGAGCTGGATGAAAGAGATTCCAAGACACCCTGCCGGATATATGTTAGAACGAGAGATAAGTAATGCATGGACGGATGTTGTCATGAATGGAGAGGGAATCAGAATAGCTGTCGATAAAGCCTCGATAACTATCAACAGGGAAATAATACGAAAGATGGAGGAGTTTGGATATATTAAAGATGGGAAAGTAATTAAAACTTATGAGATTCCTTCAATTGAAAATATTAAGGCTGAGGTGGAAAAGAATAAATGAAAGTCAAACAGAAGTTTATTAACCGAAATTCTCATTGGGTTTTACTATCACCATATATAATACTGTTTTGTCTTTTTATACTAATACCTGTGATTAGTGCGGCAGTATTGTCTTTTACTTATTTTAATGCTGTACAACCACCTAAATTTATCGGATTAAAAAACTATATTTCATTACTAACCCAAGATACTGTATTTATGCAAAAGGTTCTTCCAAATACTATAAAATATGCACTAATTGTTGGGCCTGGTGGTTATATCCTTTCTTTTATCTTTGCGTGGATGCTTGCACAGATTCCAAAAACACCAAGAACATTTATTGCAATACTTATTTATCTTCCATCTATGACATCTGGAGTTATGATGAGTACAATTTGGAGCATTATTTTTAGCGGTAATCAACTAGGGTATTTAAACAGTTTTTTAATAGAAATTGGTATGATCACGGAACCCATTCAATGGTTACAGTCTCCAGAGTATTTGATGACTATAGTTATTATCGTTGCACTTTGGAGTAGTATGGGGGTAGGATTTTTGGCCATGCTTGCTGGAGTGTTAAACGTGAACGAAGAATTGTATGATGCTGCATATATAGACGGTGTCAGTAACAGGTTCCAAGAGATTATTTATGTAACTATACCTTCTATGAAACCTCAGATGCTTTTTGGTGCAGTAATGGCAATCGTTAACACTTTTACAACAAGTGGGTTGGGAGTCGCCTTAGCAGGATCAAATCCAACTCCTCAATATGCTGCTCAATTAATAGTTAATCATATAGAAGATTATGGATTCATCAGGTATGAAATGGGATACGCAGCTGCAGCTTCTGTAGTTCTTTTAATTATTGTTTGGATTGCATCCAGGGTTTCTTGGAGTTTATTTGGAGAAAAGGATTAAAGATTGAGGTGATTATTAATGTCAAGTTTGAAATCTAGACGTATTAACCCGGATAAATTTCATAAAAGTCAGTTGAAGTTTTATGCAATTTTGATTCCAGTTAGTGCTTTTATGGTTTTACCTATTCTGTTTATAATATTTCATGCATTTAAACCGATAGACGAACTTTTTGCTTATCCTCCACGATTTTTTACTACAAGACCTACTTTGGATAATTTTAAAAGATTGTTTACTGCAACAACTGAGTCTAACGTACCTGTCTCAAGATATCTTTTTAACAGCGTTGTTTCTACATTGTTCACAGTGTTGTTTACACTTTGGGTAACAGCCTCTGCAGGGTATGTTCTTTCAAAGAAAAATTTTAAGGGAAAGGATACCTTGTTTACAATAAATACATTGGCTCTCATGTTCGTTCCTGTTGCTGTTAGTATTCCAAGATTTTTGGTTATCGTTAAACTTGGACTCATAGATAATTTTTTTGCTCATATTCTTCCATTGTTGGCTATGCCTGTTGGGCTTTTTTTGGTTAAGCAGTTTATAGATCAGATCCCCAATTCATTAATTGAGGCAGCAAAGATTGACGGGGCTTCAGATTACTATATTTTAATGAAGGTAATTATCCCACTTATAAAACCGGCTTTGTCCACGGTTGCAATACTTGCTTTTCAAACATCTTGGAACAGCATTGAATCATCTGCCATGTTTATTAACGATGAGTCTTTAAAAACTTTTGCTTTTTACATGAATACGCTTGTTTCAACTACAGGTAACACTGTTGCCGGTCAAGGAATGGCTGCTGCTGCTTCTTTGATTATGTTTTTGCCAAATTTGATACTTTTCATAATACTTCAGTCTAGAGTTATGGACACAATGATGTATTCGGGTCTTAAATGATTTCCTGACGTTTTGGAGGATACTATATGACAGCAAGAAAATCTTTTATCCAGTTTGTAATGTTTATGTTAATAATGACAATTTCTTCTCTTACTTTTGCCAACATAAGCAACGAAAACGCCACTGCTTATTCCTACACGATATCTGAAGATGGCGTTTGGGTAAGAACGCAAGATGCGTACCTCGTTGGAAACATACTTTTCAAAGACCTAAATTTAAAGTCCCCTGAAGATATATTTATAAGAAATGAGAAGATTTATATAGCTGAAGGTGGAAATGGTCAGATTGTAATTGTGGATATTAACAAAAGTAATAACATCAATTACATAGGAAAAGGTATATTAAGCATGCCTACAGGCGTTTTTGTTGATGAAAAAGACAGAATTTTGGTAGCAGATTATGGGCTTCGTGAGGTGCTCATGTTTGATTCAAATGGAGAACTACTTAGAAGATATAAAAGGCCAGAATCTATCGTCTTTGGTCAGAAGGCTAATTACAATCCACGAAAAGTTGTCAGCGATAAAATGGGAAACATTTATGTCGTTAGTGAAGGAACTTATGACGGAATAATTCAATTGTCGGAGGATGGTGAGTTTTTAGGGTATTTTGGAGCAAATATTACCTACCTTTCTTTTGGAGAAGCGTTGTTAAACCTCATTTTTACAAAAGAGCAGCAAGCACAATTGTTCAACATAATTCCAAAAACCTTTTACAATTTAGCTATTGACGATGAAGGCTTGATATACACAATAACACAAGGTGTTGGAGGAAATGCAATAAAAAAGCATAATGTTTCTGGTAACAATATATTAAAACAAGCAAATAGAATGGTTAGCGAGCCTAATTTCGTTGATATAACAGTTGGTAAGTACAATCAAATCTACGCTTTAACAGAAACTGGCTTGATTTATGAGTATGACTCCGAAGGTAATTTGATCTATTCTTTTGGAGGAAGGGCAATCAGTACAGAACGAAACGGTTTTTTCACTGTGCCTGTTGGTATAGCGATTGATCAAGATGACAATGTTTATGTTTTAGATAAAGAACGCGGAATAGTTCATGTTTTTTATCCAACAGCGATTACAAATATGACACATGAAGCGATTAGTTTGTATGAAAAAGGAAAGTATATCGATAGTATGTCGTATTGGCAAGAAATATTAAAGTTGAGTGGCCGATCAAGGATTGCTCACAACGGATTGGGAAAGGCGTATTTTCAGTCCCAAAACTATGAAAAGGCCGCTGAACACTTTAAAATGGCTAATAATAAAATTGATTATTCTGAGGCTTATTGGGAAATACGAAACTTATGGTTACAGAACAATATAGCAACCATTTTAATCGTTGTATTCTTGGTTTGGGTTTTGTGGCGAATTGTTAAGCTTTTAGATAAGAAATATGGTATTTTGAACGTTTTTAGAAACTCTTTTAGAAAAGTTAAAGGAGTTAAACTTGTCTCTGATGTGTTATACATGGGAAGATTCATGCTTCATCCTATTGATAGTTCGTATGATATTAAACATGGAAAAAAAGCATCTGTAATGTCAGCCACTTTTGTATATGTATTAGCTTTTATAGCTTTTGTTCTAGATTATTTATTTAAAGGTTTTATATTCAATCCAAGAGATTTCAGAGATGTTTCTTATTTGTATGTTATTATGATCTTTGGTTTACCGATAGCGCTGTGGGTGGTTTCTAACTATCTTGTTAGTACACTGAATGATGGAGAAGGTAAGTTTAGGGACGTATACTGCACAACATCTTATGCGTTAGCTCCGCTTGTACTTTTTATGCCTATTGTTACACTACTTTCTTATGTAATTACGTTGAATGAGGGATTCATTATTCAATTTGCTAGTGTGGCAATTTGGGTTTGGTGTGGGGTGTTGATCTTTGTTTCACTCAAAGAAATTCATAACTTCTCCGTAGGTGGGGTTATTAAAAATATATTGTTAACGTTATTTTTGATGTTCGTTTTTGTAATAGCTTATTTTATCGTATATATGCTGGCGAATGAGGGGTTCAACTTTATTTATACCTTAGTGAAGGAGGTTGTTTATCGCATTGAATAATCGATTATTTGCATCTTTAATAGTTGTTCTTAATTTGTTGCTTTTTATGAATATTGTTTTTGCTCAAACGCAATCTCTAGAATCTTTTTCTGATCTAGAAGAAATTATTCTTTTAGAACGAAATGAGATCTCAAATATTGGATCTAATAGGTATACAAAGCCCGAGAAAGATCAAGTTGTTGTAATAAATCAGATGGATCTTGATGATTACGAAAAGATTCTGGAAGATGATTATATTGAAGTATATTACAGAGATAAGAATGCTTCTATCAGGGTTTTAAACAAAGAAAATGGGTATATCTGGGGAGGATTACCCTCAGAAAAACCTTCTGATATGAACGTTACGTGGTCGGGAATAGGAAATTCTTTGGTGAGTATTGATTATTATGATCAGGCAGGAATAGAAAGAAAAACTAGTATCGCAGCTAACAATGTCGAGAGGGAATACGTGGTTGACGGTAATACTATCTTTTTTTCTGTTAATTTTACTCAACTTGGTATAAGTTTTGATTTCAGTGTTGAACTCAATGATGGTTCATTAATCTTTAGGTTAGATTCTGAGAGTATCAAAGAAACAGGAAAGTATATGCTAGGATCAGTGTATTTCATTCCATTTTTTGGTTCTGTTAGGGCAGATGAGATAGATGGTTATATTTTTATTCCTGATGGTCCTGGCGCTTTAATTAGATTTGATAAACCTTTTAAATATTTATCTAACTTTGAAAAAAGGGTATATGGAAAAGATTTTGCTATAGACCATCTTTTTGAAGTTAACGATCTTAAAGTAAGTAGACCTAATGATTTTGCTACCGAAGAAAAGAGTGTGTTGATGCCTGTTTTTGGAGTAGTGCATGGACCAAAACAAAACGGAGTTTTTGCTCGTATCACTTCTGGAGAGGAGTATTCTGCAATAGTTGCAACACCAGCAGGAATTTTAACAAATTATAATTGGGTTTCTGCAAAGTTTATTTACAGACAAAAATATTTGCAACCAACAACAAGAAGTGGAGCGGGAGTTCAAATTGTACAGCAAAATAGAAATCATTTTGATCCAGAGATAAGATACTACTTTTTAAGTGGAGATGACGCAGATTATGTAGGAATGGCCAAGATTTATAGAAATATGCTGTACGAAGAAGGTGTGCTAGCAAGGCAAGAAAGAATCGACAGTCAAATACCTTTAAAGATAGGAATTTTAGGTAGCGACATAGAAAAAGGTTTTATTTTCAACAGTTTAAAGGTGATTACTTCTTTGGAGCAGGCTAAAGAAATTGTTACTAAGCTAAATAGTGAAGGTATTTCAAACCTAACAGTTGTCATGAAAGGTTGGCAAAAAGGTGGGCTCAACGGTTCAAAGGTGTCAAAATTTGCTTTCGAAGAAAAGTTAGGAGAAAAAGATGAATTTTTAGAATTTTCAGATTTTGTCAATCAAAGTGGCGGAAGGTTTTATTTCTTCGAAAATCCTGTTGCCGTGAATCAATTCCAAATAGATTTACGTAAAGATGGAGGACATTCACTCTCTCAAGATTTAATAAAAATACAAAGAGATAATGATTATATATGGATCAAAGACACTTATTTAGTTAAAGTGAATTTAGTCGCAGATTATTTAGAGAACAAGGCTGAGTTGTATAAATCTAACGGTATGAAAAATATGGCTGTTGATGAAATTGGATTTAAATTGTACGCAGAAAATCAAAGAGGAAATGTTGTAACAAGGAACCAGGCAAGGTTAATGCTTGAGAAAACAGTAGAAAATATTGTAAATAACTTAGAAAATTTGGCTTTATATACACCAAACCAGTATTTTTGGAGGTATTGCTCAGAAATTTTTCATATTCCTATGGTGAATTCACAATACATCTATGAGACAGATACTGTCCCTTTTATTCAAATAGTTTTGAAAGGAAGCATAGATTATTATGCACCATATTCTAATATGGGATTTTATTCGCCAACTGATATATTAAGAATTATTGAATATGGAGCTTATCCTTCTTTTATATTAACCGCTTTAACCAATGATGAATTGAAGTATACAGCCATCT
This genomic interval from Petrotoga sp. 9PWA.NaAc.5.4 contains the following:
- a CDS encoding extracellular solute-binding protein, with translation MFSKAIRSLFLLFIYVFVFVSIFANLYVDNWISYKESNVIQTVSFEDFKILSGSEFENTPEGLVLPIDGVVEISFDVSEDGLYLMILHYMIDSDKVLTSRMSIFWDNNELTVPLPAIWTDETKDYPTDRYGNEVVPRQVMIKQFHSEYVKDYGSLSAAPYIFEFEKGVQNIKLKNESQSLILNSVMLIKYERAQTYEEYILNVPNRKIGGEIAPIEAEGYLVKSDSFIRPGNQQDPSLHPYETVSRKLNIIDGNSWDQVGQKVMWVFEVPEDGIYYFAFRYSQSINDGISVFRNIYIDGEMLFSELMSYMFPYTGLRYKNIFLEERNSGEPLGIWLEKGTHTISLEVDGTPLDSVVDKLRNLIFEINKTGLEIKKLTGGVVDKNRKWDIELYLPDIVERLEGWANELDDIYDEIEALFGQTPASIINLKIAAKNIRDLAKEPDKIPIRLNKLSEGFSSASNLISETIDVLSTQPLNLDRIYVLNSPVLPDDEVGFLTRFMEGLKRFVFSFFPQNKEYMAVNDKNSDELLVWVNRPIQYVEMLQQMADSDFTSKTGISVRFSVMPNEQKLILANAANISPDLALGISNYIPYDLAIRGAVYDLTQFDDFWEYISREYNLETLIPFYVDGKVYGVTETQDFYVLFYRKDILESLNLEVPQTWDEVQIAMSTLYRNSMNFYLPMAGWTGLKPFYTTVPFIYQSGGRLYTDDGLRTAINEENAIKGFEIMTKLFTIYSVSQSVPNFYNEFRYGRIPMGVSNFTTYVMLMTAAPEIASQWDIALSPGVKNENGEILRYQVGSDRAAVLFSNSDKKEEAWEFLKWWLSKDTQVEYAYRMQTRYGPEYMWNTANMAAFEELSFPDNHKKIILEQWSWMKEIPRHPAGYMLEREISNAWTDVVMNGEGIRIAVDKASITINREIIRKMEEFGYIKDGKVIKTYEIPSIENIKAEVEKNK
- a CDS encoding carbohydrate ABC transporter permease; this translates as MKVKQKFINRNSHWVLLSPYIILFCLFILIPVISAAVLSFTYFNAVQPPKFIGLKNYISLLTQDTVFMQKVLPNTIKYALIVGPGGYILSFIFAWMLAQIPKTPRTFIAILIYLPSMTSGVMMSTIWSIIFSGNQLGYLNSFLIEIGMITEPIQWLQSPEYLMTIVIIVALWSSMGVGFLAMLAGVLNVNEELYDAAYIDGVSNRFQEIIYVTIPSMKPQMLFGAVMAIVNTFTTSGLGVALAGSNPTPQYAAQLIVNHIEDYGFIRYEMGYAAAASVVLLIIVWIASRVSWSLFGEKD
- a CDS encoding carbohydrate ABC transporter permease, which gives rise to MSSLKSRRINPDKFHKSQLKFYAILIPVSAFMVLPILFIIFHAFKPIDELFAYPPRFFTTRPTLDNFKRLFTATTESNVPVSRYLFNSVVSTLFTVLFTLWVTASAGYVLSKKNFKGKDTLFTINTLALMFVPVAVSIPRFLVIVKLGLIDNFFAHILPLLAMPVGLFLVKQFIDQIPNSLIEAAKIDGASDYYILMKVIIPLIKPALSTVAILAFQTSWNSIESSAMFINDESLKTFAFYMNTLVSTTGNTVAGQGMAAAASLIMFLPNLILFIILQSRVMDTMMYSGLK